A genomic window from Salvia splendens isolate huo1 chromosome 11, SspV2, whole genome shotgun sequence includes:
- the LOC121754982 gene encoding pelargonidin 3-O-(6-caffeoylglucoside) 5-O-(6-O-malonylglucoside) 4'''-malonyltransferase-like encodes MCFAGRINGSNLVQLLPASREVQQGEMLKFEDQKEKLWKEKQQVDCNDQGVLFVTAQVDVDLSLILKSHVDPQQLNQLLPVDLAAADGPTDPILAVQINRFQCGGLAIAACASHRFIESTSFTSFLTAWAQAAETGGKLLIKPFFDHHSYFPAENLPSHSDRPRQKIIVERYVFDSKAIQRLSQQLISERPLSRVVAVSTFLTQALLRADIARRGEPRAALIRQLINIRERTVPPVPKQAFGTWLSGSFLELAADHTASAALGENFPALAWRIRDATLQGVRDCAPVLGDKEFGRKLLVGNFLDANKKAETEDCKVIWLMDFSKFCDYELDFGFGNPEWVSIATVPVTDHIIMLNNRSNDGIQAWVCMKESDMQFFRQDKEILLLSANTSG; translated from the exons ATGTGTTTTGCTGGAAGAATCAATGGCTCAAATCTTGTCCAACTTCTACCCGCCAGCAGGGAGGTACAACAAGGAGAAATGTTGAAATTTGAGGATCAAAAGGAAAAACTGTGGAAAGAG AAACAACAAGTGGATTGCAACGACCAAGGTGTTCTCTTTGTTACTGCTCAAGTCGACGTGGATCTCTCTCTCATCCTAAAGAGCCACGTGGATCCCCAGCAGCTGAACCAACTCCTCCCAGTAGACTTGGCTGCCGCCGATGGGCCCACCGATCCAATCCTCGCCGTCCAAATCAACAGGTTTCAGTGCGGGGGTTTGGCCATCGCGGCATGCGCATCTCACAG GTTCATTGAATCAACCTCCTTCACCTCATTCCTCACGGCCTGGGCCCAGGCCGCAGAGACAGGCGGAAAACTACTAATTAAACCCTTTTTCGACCACCACTCCTACTTTCCCGCCGAGAATCTTCCATCCCACAGCGACAGACCCCGCCAAAAAATCATCGTCGAGCGCTACGTGTTCGACAGCAAAGCCATACAGAGACTGAGCCAGCAGCTGATATCTGAGCGGCCGCTGTCGAGGGTGGTTGCGGTCTCCACCTTCCTCACCCAGGCCCTCCTCCGCGCAGACATCGCGCGCCGCGGGGAGCCCCGAGCCGCCCTCATCAGGCAGCTTATCAATATTCGGGAAAGAACTGTCCCGCCCGTGCCAAAGCAGGCTTTTGGCACGTGGCTTTCAGGTTCTTTCCTCGAGCTCGCCGCGGACCACACCGCGTCAGCCGCTCTAGGGGAGAATTTTCCCGCCTTGGCGTGGAGGATCCGAGATGCCACGTTGCAGGGCGTCCGCGACTGCGCTCCGGTGCTCGGGGACAAAGAGTTTGGTCGGAAGTTGCTGGTCGGCAATTTCTTGGATGCCAACAAGAAAGCTGAGACTGAAGATTGTAAGGTGATATGGTTGATGGATTTCTCCAAATTCTGCGACTACGAGCTGGATTTTGGGTTCGGAAATCCGGAGTGGGTGAGCATCGCAACGGTGCCGGTGACGGATCATATAATTATGCTGAACAACAGAAGCAACGACGGAATCCAAGCGTGGGTGTGTATGAAAGAATCTGACATGCAATTTTTCCGACAGGATAAAGAGATTCTTCTGCTTAGTGCAAACACTTCGGGCTAG
- the LOC121754484 gene encoding uncharacterized protein LOC121754484, whose protein sequence is MKKKNPTKADLKLPHHCSEIIQRERAVKQRDLGQFIIRCSIGEGKVDKALCDLGASINIIPLKYFENFNIGPLKTSDVIIRLADNSAIKTVGMIEDVLVKVDDFIFPADFIILDIKVDKNVPLILGRDFLATCKALIDVGRGEITISDNYSRSTYNIESEMLKYEEAQQAKIEHECRAVMMTDTSKPFRPLEGKDLSNPSIFIVNPLPQAPKKSKPKHAKPPLQEKPKKKKKDK, encoded by the coding sequence atgaagaagaaaaatcCTACAAAAGCCGACCTTAAGTTGCCTCACCATTGTAGCGAGATTATTCAAAGGGAGAGAGCCGTGAAGCAAAGAGATCTCGGCCAGTTCATTATTAGGTGCTCGATTGGAGAAGGGAAAGTGGACAAGGCCCTTTGCGATCTAGGGGCTAGCATCAACATCATTCCACTGAAATACTTTGAAAATTTCAACATCGGACCACTCAAGACGTCGGATGTGATCATAAGGTTGGCCGACAACTCGGCAATCAAAACAGTGGGCATGATTGAGGATGTCTTGGTAAAGGTAGATGATTTCATCTTCCCTGCAGACTTCATTATTCTTGACATAAAAGTAGATAAGAATGTACCTCTAATCCTAGGCAGAGATTTTCTAGCCACATGCAAAGCTCTTATTGATGTAGGTAGAGGCGAGATCACAATTAGTGACAACTACAGTCGCTCCACTTACAACATAGAGAGCGAAATGCTTAAGTATGAAGAGGCGCAACAAGCCAAGATAGAGCACGAATGTAGGGCGGTCATGATGACCGACACGTCTAAGCCTTTTAGGCCATTAGAAGGTAAAGATCTTTCTAACCCTTCTATTTTTATTGTTAATCCTCTTCCTCAAGCTCCCAAAAAGAGCAAGCCTAAACATGCTAAACCTCCCTTGCAGGAGAagcctaagaagaagaagaaggacaAGTAG